In a single window of the Desulfovibrio mangrovi genome:
- the rnfG gene encoding RnfABCDGE type electron transport complex subunit G, with the protein MREIIKMIVVLSAICGLSGFGLSYLKQLTAPAIENQVLTYVQGPAIKQVLTGTDNDPIADRKKFTNPVTGKEINVFPALKDGKLVAIALEDFGGGFGGDIGVIVGFNVENDTLTGIGVTTMKETPGLGTVVADPRFTKQFKKQPMVVELKSKGGQIDALSGATISSTGVVTAVQNAAKVYQAIKSEATGTWK; encoded by the coding sequence ATGCGTGAAATAATCAAGATGATCGTTGTGCTTTCCGCAATCTGTGGTCTTTCCGGCTTCGGCCTGTCCTACCTCAAGCAGCTGACCGCCCCCGCCATTGAGAACCAGGTTCTCACCTATGTGCAGGGTCCGGCCATCAAGCAGGTACTGACCGGTACGGATAACGACCCCATTGCAGATCGCAAGAAGTTCACGAACCCCGTTACCGGCAAAGAGATCAACGTGTTTCCCGCCCTCAAGGACGGAAAGCTCGTTGCCATCGCCCTGGAAGACTTCGGCGGCGGCTTTGGTGGTGACATTGGCGTTATCGTTGGTTTTAACGTGGAAAACGACACCCTCACCGGTATCGGCGTTACGACCATGAAGGAAACTCCCGGTCTCGGCACCGTGGTTGCGGACCCCCGATTCACCAAGCAGTTCAAGAAGCAGCCCATGGTTGTGGAACTGAAGTCCAAGGGTGGACAGATTGACGCACTTTCCGGTGCGACCATCTCCTCCACCGGCGTTGTGACTGCCGTTCAGAACGCTGCCAAGGTGTATCAGGCGATCAAGTCCGAAGCTACGGGCACCTGGAAATAG
- a CDS encoding cytochrome c3 family protein, producing the protein MPKRYFPIAVLTGILAAVALFGYMTPTQSEATPVRILLDNAGGKVVFNHVVHTRDYGAACETCHHETVAGDMEPLSCGQCHGANVTDAWVKEHQTSFTKDLQCATCHHVEFDKDYDWGHKMHEDIASCTDCHHEDTNIEPEPANCADCHQDEADGKMLALRDAVHVKCQSCHEDMFAEKLQGCSKCHGSVDQKEALKAGQMSKEFTKCTSCHTDKAVTEVIPNRMNALHASCMGCHEKQDAGPYKKGECNQCHFR; encoded by the coding sequence TTGCCAAAGAGATACTTTCCCATCGCCGTGCTGACCGGTATTCTGGCAGCCGTCGCCCTTTTCGGCTACATGACCCCGACCCAGTCGGAAGCGACCCCCGTCCGTATCCTGCTCGACAACGCAGGCGGAAAGGTGGTCTTCAATCATGTGGTCCACACCAGGGATTACGGCGCAGCCTGTGAAACCTGTCACCATGAGACCGTAGCCGGAGATATGGAACCTCTCTCCTGCGGTCAGTGCCATGGGGCCAACGTCACCGATGCCTGGGTGAAGGAGCATCAGACTTCCTTTACCAAGGACCTCCAGTGCGCGACCTGCCACCACGTCGAGTTCGACAAGGACTACGACTGGGGTCACAAGATGCATGAGGATATCGCCTCCTGCACGGATTGCCACCACGAAGACACCAACATCGAGCCTGAACCCGCCAACTGCGCGGACTGCCATCAGGACGAAGCAGACGGCAAAATGCTTGCCCTGCGCGATGCCGTGCACGTGAAGTGTCAGTCCTGCCACGAAGACATGTTTGCGGAAAAGCTCCAGGGCTGCAGCAAGTGCCACGGTTCCGTGGACCAGAAGGAAGCGCTCAAGGCCGGCCAGATGAGCAAGGAGTTCACCAAGTGTACCTCCTGCCATACCGACAAGGCCGTGACCGAAGTCATCCCCAACCGGATGAACGCACTTCACGCAAGCTGCATGGGTTGTCATGAAAAACAGGATGCCGGTCCCTACAAGAAGGGCGAGTGCAACCAGTGTCACTTCCGTTAG
- the rsxE gene encoding electron transport complex subunit RsxE → MASMWKEFSKGLWAELPPFRLMLGLCPTLAVTKSANNGLGMGLAVIFVLALSNVVISLIRNIIPKKVRIACYIAIAASLVVAVELLMQAYTYPLYQQLGIFVPLIVVNCLILGRAEAFAGKNSVLPSLADGLGMGIGFTASLTFLGALREVLGYGTLFGHTLFGPSFQPVHFMVEAPGAFVSLGLILAGMNLMSIRKAMRRGEKPAENPMPGCESCRGCAMGRD, encoded by the coding sequence ATGGCCAGCATGTGGAAAGAGTTTTCCAAGGGCCTGTGGGCTGAACTGCCCCCGTTCCGGCTTATGCTGGGACTGTGCCCCACGCTTGCCGTTACGAAATCTGCCAACAACGGCCTCGGGATGGGACTTGCGGTTATCTTCGTTCTTGCCCTGTCCAACGTCGTTATTTCGCTGATTCGTAACATCATTCCCAAGAAGGTGCGTATCGCCTGTTACATCGCCATCGCTGCATCACTCGTTGTTGCGGTGGAATTGCTCATGCAGGCATACACCTATCCTCTCTACCAGCAATTGGGCATCTTCGTGCCCCTTATCGTTGTTAACTGTCTTATCCTCGGCCGCGCAGAAGCATTTGCAGGCAAGAACAGCGTTCTTCCCTCCCTTGCCGACGGTCTGGGCATGGGTATCGGCTTCACCGCCTCCCTGACCTTCCTCGGCGCGCTGCGCGAAGTGCTCGGCTACGGCACCCTGTTCGGCCACACCCTGTTCGGACCGAGCTTCCAGCCCGTCCACTTCATGGTGGAAGCACCCGGCGCCTTCGTTTCGCTGGGGCTGATTCTGGCCGGCATGAACCTGATGAGCATCCGCAAGGCCATGCGCCGTGGCGAAAAGCCCGCTGAAAACCCCATGCCCGGCTGCGAATCCTGTCGCGGTTGCGCCATGGGCAGGGATTAG
- a CDS encoding RnfABCDGE type electron transport complex subunit D: protein MSKEALPTAPFLAVGAAPHYHCGTSIQGMMRNILIALAPAVVGALYWYGMEAARVMALSVSTAVVVEYLSFRAMNREVVVDDLHAVVYGLLFAFLIPAGAPWWLVMCGSAVTILMGKTLYGELGGSPVVGPAVGWAFCRVSWPLFVDPDATMLNTEMVNPLTQLKYFGAAQVSTFSIPSLISGDQLGALGAMQVGALLIGGIYLIVRGTIRWQIPAGFLIGVLGLGSLYYAIDPTVYASPVFHLLTGSTMLAAFFLMTDTSSSPNGNVSRLVYGLIGGVLVILIRTYGKYPDGVMFAVLLANMVSPLVDLIKPKPFGAR from the coding sequence ATGTCTAAAGAAGCATTGCCTACCGCGCCGTTCCTGGCTGTAGGTGCCGCACCCCATTATCATTGCGGCACGAGCATTCAGGGCATGATGCGCAATATCCTCATCGCTCTGGCGCCTGCCGTTGTCGGCGCGCTGTACTGGTACGGCATGGAAGCGGCCCGCGTCATGGCGCTGTCCGTCTCCACCGCCGTTGTTGTGGAATACCTCTCCTTCCGCGCCATGAACCGGGAAGTGGTGGTAGACGACCTGCACGCCGTAGTATACGGCCTGCTCTTCGCCTTCCTCATTCCTGCAGGTGCTCCCTGGTGGCTCGTCATGTGCGGTTCTGCCGTGACCATCCTCATGGGCAAGACCCTGTACGGCGAACTGGGCGGTTCTCCGGTTGTCGGCCCCGCCGTGGGCTGGGCTTTCTGCCGCGTTTCCTGGCCGCTGTTCGTTGACCCGGATGCGACCATGCTGAACACCGAAATGGTGAACCCGCTCACCCAGCTCAAGTACTTTGGCGCTGCACAGGTGAGCACCTTCAGCATTCCTTCGCTGATCTCCGGCGACCAGCTTGGCGCTCTTGGCGCAATGCAGGTGGGCGCGCTGCTCATCGGCGGCATCTACCTGATCGTGCGCGGAACCATCCGCTGGCAGATTCCCGCGGGCTTCCTCATCGGTGTGCTGGGCCTTGGCAGCCTGTATTACGCCATTGACCCCACCGTATACGCGAGCCCCGTGTTCCACCTGCTGACCGGCTCCACCATGCTGGCAGCCTTCTTCCTGATGACGGACACCTCCTCCTCGCCCAACGGCAACGTATCCCGTCTGGTATACGGCCTCATCGGCGGCGTGCTGGTCATCCTCATCCGGACCTACGGCAAATATCCCGACGGCGTCATGTTTGCAGTTCTCCTCGCCAACATGGTCAGCCCGCTGGTGGACCTCATCAAGCCCAAACCGTTCGGAGCGAGGTAA
- a CDS encoding 4Fe-4S dicluster domain-containing protein: MSNAVFSLNYGDKGSFQDGPVPAELRIPLSGHETKTVKKKAEVAPGTLVADHKNAKTGNMHAGIAGVVTEITADCIVIAAQEPAEPASVETVDVSALSGDALAAALKGLGVDIRPLIKKCDTLIINGLNPEPGITFADSLLGQYKATVEAGLAVLKKLSPASRFMLACADGSSASLSGLTNVAVKPMYPNSLDELIIAKATGSEKSTGVRVLPLHTVFNLGLVAQSGLPLTKTVVSVQGENYMVTIGTPVSTVLEHAGHTIADGDMVILGGPMRGTATSDLMRGIGKDTQGLFLIKAGTFAPVTNKQCISCGECVLHCPSRIMPNLITRYIEFREYDQCAAQGIDVCMECGLCAYYCPARRPMLQLIRLGKHQIALKEAQVSACSLQGAEGAA; this comes from the coding sequence ATGAGTAATGCTGTTTTCTCTCTGAACTACGGAGACAAGGGTAGCTTCCAGGACGGCCCTGTTCCCGCCGAACTTCGCATTCCTCTTTCCGGTCATGAAACCAAGACCGTAAAGAAGAAGGCCGAGGTGGCTCCCGGTACGCTTGTGGCCGACCACAAGAATGCCAAGACGGGTAACATGCATGCCGGCATCGCCGGTGTGGTGACTGAAATCACCGCAGACTGCATTGTTATCGCCGCTCAGGAACCCGCTGAACCCGCTTCCGTAGAAACCGTTGACGTATCCGCCCTTTCCGGCGATGCGCTTGCTGCCGCACTCAAAGGTCTGGGCGTGGACATCCGCCCCCTGATCAAGAAGTGCGATACCCTTATTATTAACGGACTGAACCCCGAGCCCGGCATCACCTTTGCTGATTCCCTGCTGGGCCAGTACAAGGCAACTGTCGAAGCAGGCCTCGCCGTGCTGAAGAAGCTGTCTCCCGCCAGCAGGTTCATGCTGGCCTGTGCTGACGGTTCCTCCGCTTCTCTCTCCGGCCTCACCAATGTTGCCGTGAAGCCGATGTATCCCAACAGCCTTGACGAGCTCATCATCGCCAAGGCCACGGGCAGCGAAAAGAGCACCGGCGTGCGGGTGTTGCCCCTGCATACCGTGTTCAACCTCGGCCTGGTCGCCCAGAGCGGCCTGCCCCTCACCAAGACCGTGGTCAGCGTGCAGGGCGAGAACTACATGGTTACCATCGGTACCCCTGTAAGCACAGTGCTGGAGCACGCAGGACACACCATCGCCGACGGCGACATGGTCATCCTCGGCGGCCCCATGCGCGGCACCGCCACCTCCGACCTGATGCGCGGCATCGGCAAGGACACGCAGGGTCTCTTCCTCATCAAGGCAGGAACCTTCGCTCCCGTGACCAACAAGCAGTGCATCAGCTGCGGCGAATGTGTTCTGCACTGCCCCTCGCGGATAATGCCCAACCTCATTACCCGTTACATCGAGTTCCGTGAGTATGATCAGTGCGCCGCTCAGGGCATTGACGTCTGTATGGAATGCGGCCTGTGTGCGTACTACTGTCCGGCACGCCGTCCCATGCTGCAGCTGATCAGACTCGGCAAACATCAGATCGCCCTCAAGGAAGCCCAGGTCAGCGCCTGCTCCCTGCAGGGTGCAGAGGGGGCTGCATAA